A genomic stretch from Setaria italica strain Yugu1 chromosome VII, Setaria_italica_v2.0, whole genome shotgun sequence includes:
- the LOC101759541 gene encoding photosystem I reaction center subunit N, chloroplastic — MAGVSSSSVVGLKPAAAVPQAASAAKRVQVAPKERAAEGRRAALLGLAAVFAVTATTGSAKAGIIDEYLEKSKANKELNDKKRLATSGANFARAYTVEFGSCQFPYNFTGCQDLAKQKKVPFISDDLEIECEGKEKYKCGSNVFWKW; from the exons ATGGCCGGCGTGAGCTCATCCAGCGTCGTCGGGCTCAagcccgccgcggcggtgccgCAGGCCGCCTCGGCGGCGAAGCGGGTGCAGGTCGCGCCCAAGGAGCGGGCCGCCGAGGGCCGGCGCGCCGCGCTGCTCGGCCTGGCGGCCGTCTTCGCCGTCACCGCCACCACCGGGTCGGCCAAGGCCGGGATCATCGACGAGTACCTCGAGAAGAGCAAGGCCAACAAG GAGCTGAACGACAAGAAGAGGCTTGCCACCAGCGGCGCTAACTTCGCGCGCGCCTACACCGTGGAGTTCGGCAGCTGCCAGTTCCCCTACAACTTCACCGGCTGCCAGGACCTCGCCAAGCAGAAG AAAGTGCCGTTCATCAGCGACGACCTCGAGATCGAGTGCGAGGGCAAGGAGAAGTACAAGTGCGGCTCCAACGTTTTCTGGAAGTGGTGA